The following coding sequences are from one Macaca nemestrina isolate mMacNem1 chromosome 1, mMacNem.hap1, whole genome shotgun sequence window:
- the LOC105479896 gene encoding espin isoform X3: MGALPIHYAATKGDFPSLRLLVGHYPEGVNAQTKNGATPLYLACQEGHLEVTQYLVQECGADPHARALDGMTPLHAAAQMGHSPVIVWLVSCTDVSLSEQDKDGATAMHFAASRGHTKVLSWLLLHGGEISADLWGGTPLHDAAENGELECCQILVVNGAELDVRDRDGYTAADLSDFNGHSHCTRYLRTVENLSVEHRVLSRDPSAELEAKQLDSGMSSPNTTVSVQPLNFDLSSPTSTLSNYDSCSSSHSSIKGQHPPRELSRARAADIQSYMDMLNPELGLPQGMIGKPTPPPPPPSFPPPPPPPGTQLPPPPPGYPAPKPPVGPQAADIYMQTKNKLRHVQTEALKKEPSSCDGHDGLRRQDSGRKPRAFSKQPSTGDYYRQLGRCPGETLAARPGMAHSEEAALLPGNHVPNGCAADPKASRELPPPPPPPPPPLPEAASSLPPAPPLPLEGAGPGCGQRRSSSSTGKVRVLRHRKSTKSFNMMSPTGDNSELLAEIKAGKSLKPTPQSKGLTTVFSGSGQPAFQPDSPLPSVSPALSPVRSPTPPAAGFQPLLNGSLVPVPPTTPAPGVQLDVEALIPTHDEQGRPIPEWKRQVMVRKLQLKMQEEEEQRRKLTATSSCCYPREGWRYSREHNAILGPFGELMTEADILRIEQQIENLQVLHKAQKLEARLEQLELELEQLLPISAALSAPRFTVDPRRMHGRAVSLPAWCSKISTLLKSMATLLAALGGRPAHLSELLTADTGQPLAPLPDAPWRPGPLCLGRSHSLSWCREAVAREILECGVSVQHLRATYELRARGAEPARCPRRKPPQSSGAPGREPILEEDYVAAGSGQPSAGAAHGPLADWEPLGTLGPPEAKDRQAALPEPEQLARRPPLCTELRGVQDYLDLRKERIVYLFLEHWRRWAFRGPGRRAQARLRRLLPRVAAAGAGPELEATDAPRLPASDGAAHGPDERLRQLLRQRQAVGKLLGHWRSLLRRVPASPGLAHGLYWPQHFLPPLDGGAPPRYDSLTLDLFMLGYFQLLEMGLSREERKFRHLLCYEMFDRLGSHPWERIRLFHRVVLEEVEAGRRGWSDGFEDLRHRFFGNGLEAEPAPEEQEKKKEEKERELTEEAAPVQTGVLPEGQPEALAPAPQPPPPPAAPPPTSDSPGSGAPAEDPLELVSEMGEFSNEDICRYIDRSFSFWKEKEAELFDI; encoded by the exons GGGAGTGAATGCCCAAACCAAGAACGGTGCCACGCCCCTGTACCTGGCGTGCCAGGAGGGCCACCTGGAGGTGACGCAGTACCTGGTGCAGGAATGCGGCGCAGACCCGCACGCGCGCGCCCTCGACGGCATGACCCCGCTGCACGCCGCGGCGCAGATGGGCCACAGCCCGGTCATCGTGTGGTTG GTGAGCTGCACCGACGTGAGCCTGTCGGAGCAGGACAAAGACGGCGCCACCGCCATGCACTTCGCGGCGAGCCGCGGCCACACCAAGGTGCTCAGCTGGCTGCTGCTGCACGGCGGGGAGATCTCGGCTGACCTGTGGGGCGGGACCCCACTGCACGACGCCGCCGAGAACGGGGAGCTAGAG TGCTGCCAGATCCTGGTAGTAAATGGCGCGGAGCTGGACGTCCGCGACCGCGACGGGTACACGGCCGCCGACCTGTCGGACTTCAACGGCCACAGCCACTGCACCCGCTACCTGCGCACTGTGGAGAACCTG AGTGTGGAGCACCGCGTGCTCTCCCGGGATCCATCCGCAGAGCTGGAGGCGAAGCAGCTGGATTCAGGCATGTCCTCACCCAACACCACAGTGTCAGTCCAGCCACTGAACTTTGACCTCAGCTCGCCCACCAGCACCCTCTCCAACTATGACTCCTGCTCCTCCAGCCACTCCAGCATCAAGGGCCAGCACCCTCCACGCG AGCTTTCCAGAGCTAGAGCTGCAGACATACAGAGCTACATGGACATGCTGAACCCGGAGCTGGGCCTGCCTCAGGGCATGATTGGGAAGCCcacacccccaccacccccacccagcTTTCCCCCGCCACCCCCGCCCCCAGGCACCcaactgcccccacccccacctggcTACCCAGCTCCCAAGCCTCCTGTGGGACCACAGGCAGCTGACATCTACATGCAGACGAAGAACAAACTCCGCCACGTGCAGACGGAGGCCCTCAAGAAGGAG CCAAGCTCCTGCGACGGCCACGACGGGCTGCGGAGGCAGGACTCCGGCCGCAAGCCCCGCGCCTTCAGCAAGCAGCCCAGCACGGGGGACTACTACCGGCAGCTGGGCCGCTGCCCGGGCGAGACGCTGGCCGCACGTCCAGGCATGGCGCACAGCGAGGAG GCGGCGCTGCTCCCAGGGAACCACGTGCCTAACGGCTGTGCCGCGGACCCCAAGGCGTCCAGGGAGCTGCCACCGCCGCccccgccgccaccgccgccccTGCCCGAGGCCGCGAGTTCGCTGCCACCGGCCCCGCCTCTGCCCCTCGAGGGCGCTGGCCCTGGCTGCGGGCAGCGCCGCTCCTCTTCGTCCACCGGCA AAGTGAGAGTCCTGAGGCACAGGAAGA GCACCAAGTCTTTCAACATGATGTCCCCGACGGGCGACAACTCGGAGCTACTGGCTGAGATTAAGGCTGGCAAGAGCCTGAAGCCTACGCCGCAAAGCAAGGGACTGACCACAGTGTTCTCAGGCAGCGGGCAGCCGGCCTTCCAG CCCGATTCACCGCTGCCGTCTGTGTCACCTGCACTGTCACCAGTCCGGAGCCCCACACCGCCAGCTGCGGGATTTCAGCCGCTGCTCAATGGAAGCTTGGTTCCGGTGCCGCCCACTACTCCTGCGCCGGGCGTGCAGCTGGACGTGGAGGCGCTCATCCCCACGCACGATGAGCAGGGCCGGCCCATCCCCGAGTGGAAGCGCCAGGTGATGGTGCGCAAGCTGCAGCTGAAgatgcaggaggaggaggagcagaggcGGAAG CTGACGGCCACCAGCTCGTGCTGCTACCCCCGCGAGGGCTGGAGGTACTCCCGCGAGCACAACGCCATCCTTGGGCCCTTCGGCGAGCTCATGACCGAGGCGGACATCCTCCGCATCGAGCAGCAAATCGAGAACCTGCAGGTGCTGCACAAGGCGCAGAAGCTGGAGGCGCGCCTGGAGCaactggagctggagctggagcagctgctgcCCATCTCGGCCGCCCTGTCGGCGCCGCGCTTCACCGTCGACCCGCGCCGCATGCATGGCCGCGCCGTCAGCCTGCCCGCCTGGTGCAGCAAGATCTCCACGCTGCTCAAGAGCATGGCCACGCTGCTGGCCGCGCTGGGCGGCCGGCCTGCGCACCTGTCGGAACTGCTGACCGCTGACACCGGCCAGCCGCTAGCGCCGCTGCCCGACGCGCCCTGGCGGCCCGGACCGCTGTGCCTGGGCCGCTCGCACTCGCTCAGCTGGTGCCGCGAGGCCGTGGCGCGCGAGATCCTCGAGTGCGGCGTCTCAGTGCAGCATCTGCGCGCCACCTACGAGCTGCGCGCACGGGGCGCGGAGCCCGCGCGCTGTCCGCGCCGCAAGCCCCCGCAGTCCTCTGGCGCCCCGGGCCGCGAGCCCATCCTGGAGGAGGACTACGTGGCGGCCGGCTCTGGCCAGCCCAGCGCCGGCGCCGCCCACGGCCCGCTGGCCGACTGGGAGCCCCTGGGCACCCTGGGCCCGCCCGAGGCAAAGGATCGCCAGGCGGCGCTGCCTGAGCCCGAGCAGCTGGCGCGCCGGCCGCCCCTCTGCACGGAGCTGCGTGGCGTCCAGGACTACCTCGACCTGCGCAAAGAGCGCATCGTCTACCTCTTCCTGGAGCACTGGCGCCGCTGGGCTTTCCGCGGCCCGGGCCGCCGCGCCCAGGCGCGCCTACGCAGACTGCTGCCCCGTGTGGCGGCCGCCGGTGCCGGCCCGGAGCTGGAGGCCACGGACGCCCCCCGGCTGCCAGCGAGCGACGGCGCAGCCCACGGTCCCGACGAACGACTGCGGCAGCTGCTGAGGCAGCGGCAGGCGGTAGGCAAGCTGCTGGGCCACTGGCGGAGCCTGCTGCGGCGCGTGCCGGCAAGCCCGGGCCTGGCGCACGGCCTGTACTGGCCCCAGCACTTCCTGCCGCCCCTGGACGGCGGCGCACCCCCGCGCTACGACAGCCTCACGCTGGACCTCTTCATGCTCGGCtacttccagctactcgagaTGGGCCTGAGCCGCGAGGAGCGCAAGTTCCGCCACCTACTGTGCTACGAGATGTTCGACCGGCTGGGCAGCCACCCGTGGGAGCGCATCCGCCTCTTCCACCGCGTGGTGCTGGAGGAGGTGGAGGCCGGACGGCGCGGCTGGAGCGACGGCTTCGAGGACCTCAGGCACCGGTTCTTCGGGAATGGCCTGGAGGCTGAGCCAGCCCCAGAAgaacaggagaagaaaaaggaagagaaagaacgAGAGCTAACCGAAGAGGCCGCTCCAGTTCAGACAGGGGTCCTGCCCGAGGGGCAGCCCGAGGCCCTGGCCCCTGCGCCGCAGCCGCCGCCCCCGCCTGCTGCGCCTCCCCCGACCTCAGACTCTCCTGGTTCCGGAGCCCCCGCCGAAGACCCCTTGGAACTGGTGTCTGAGATGGGCGAGTTCAGCAACGAGGACATCTGCCGCTACATCGACCGCAGCTTCTCCTTCTggaaagagaaggaggcagagcTGTTTGACATCTGA
- the LOC105479896 gene encoding espin isoform X8, translating to MAHSEEAALLPGNHVPNGCAADPKASRELPPPPPPPPPPLPEAASSLPPAPPLPLEGAGPGCGQRRSSSSTGKVRVLRHRKSTKSFNMMSPTGDNSELLAEIKAGKSLKPTPQSKGLTTVFSGSGQPAFQPDSPLPSVSPALSPVRSPTPPAAGFQPLLNGSLVPVPPTTPAPGVQLDVEALIPTHDEQGRPIPEWKRQVMVRKLQLKMQEEEEQRRKLTATSSCCYPREGWRYSREHNAILGPFGELMTEADILRIEQQIENLQVLHKAQKLEARLEQLELELEQLLPISAALSAPRFTVDPRRMHGRAVSLPAWCSKISTLLKSMATLLAALGGRPAHLSELLTADTGQPLAPLPDAPWRPGPLCLGRSHSLSWCREAVAREILECGVSVQHLRATYELRARGAEPARCPRRKPPQSSGAPGREPILEEDYVAAGSGQPSAGAAHGPLADWEPLGTLGPPEAKDRQAALPEPEQLARRPPLCTELRGVQDYLDLRKERIVYLFLEHWRRWAFRGPGRRAQARLRRLLPRVAAAGAGPELEATDAPRLPASDGAAHGPDERLRQLLRQRQAVGKLLGHWRSLLRRVPASPGLAHGLYWPQHFLPPLDGGAPPRYDSLTLDLFMLGYFQLLEMGLSREERKFRHLLCYEMFDRLGSHPWERIRLFHRVVLEEVEAGRRGWSDGFEDLRHRFFGNGLEAEPAPEEQEKKKEEKERELTEEAAPVQTGVLPEGQPEALAPAPQPPPPPAAPPPTSDSPGSGAPAEDPLELVSEMGEFSNEDICRYIDRSFSFWKEKEAELFDI from the exons ATGGCGCACAGCGAGGAG GCGGCGCTGCTCCCAGGGAACCACGTGCCTAACGGCTGTGCCGCGGACCCCAAGGCGTCCAGGGAGCTGCCACCGCCGCccccgccgccaccgccgccccTGCCCGAGGCCGCGAGTTCGCTGCCACCGGCCCCGCCTCTGCCCCTCGAGGGCGCTGGCCCTGGCTGCGGGCAGCGCCGCTCCTCTTCGTCCACCGGCA AAGTGAGAGTCCTGAGGCACAGGAAGA GCACCAAGTCTTTCAACATGATGTCCCCGACGGGCGACAACTCGGAGCTACTGGCTGAGATTAAGGCTGGCAAGAGCCTGAAGCCTACGCCGCAAAGCAAGGGACTGACCACAGTGTTCTCAGGCAGCGGGCAGCCGGCCTTCCAG CCCGATTCACCGCTGCCGTCTGTGTCACCTGCACTGTCACCAGTCCGGAGCCCCACACCGCCAGCTGCGGGATTTCAGCCGCTGCTCAATGGAAGCTTGGTTCCGGTGCCGCCCACTACTCCTGCGCCGGGCGTGCAGCTGGACGTGGAGGCGCTCATCCCCACGCACGATGAGCAGGGCCGGCCCATCCCCGAGTGGAAGCGCCAGGTGATGGTGCGCAAGCTGCAGCTGAAgatgcaggaggaggaggagcagaggcGGAAG CTGACGGCCACCAGCTCGTGCTGCTACCCCCGCGAGGGCTGGAGGTACTCCCGCGAGCACAACGCCATCCTTGGGCCCTTCGGCGAGCTCATGACCGAGGCGGACATCCTCCGCATCGAGCAGCAAATCGAGAACCTGCAGGTGCTGCACAAGGCGCAGAAGCTGGAGGCGCGCCTGGAGCaactggagctggagctggagcagctgctgcCCATCTCGGCCGCCCTGTCGGCGCCGCGCTTCACCGTCGACCCGCGCCGCATGCATGGCCGCGCCGTCAGCCTGCCCGCCTGGTGCAGCAAGATCTCCACGCTGCTCAAGAGCATGGCCACGCTGCTGGCCGCGCTGGGCGGCCGGCCTGCGCACCTGTCGGAACTGCTGACCGCTGACACCGGCCAGCCGCTAGCGCCGCTGCCCGACGCGCCCTGGCGGCCCGGACCGCTGTGCCTGGGCCGCTCGCACTCGCTCAGCTGGTGCCGCGAGGCCGTGGCGCGCGAGATCCTCGAGTGCGGCGTCTCAGTGCAGCATCTGCGCGCCACCTACGAGCTGCGCGCACGGGGCGCGGAGCCCGCGCGCTGTCCGCGCCGCAAGCCCCCGCAGTCCTCTGGCGCCCCGGGCCGCGAGCCCATCCTGGAGGAGGACTACGTGGCGGCCGGCTCTGGCCAGCCCAGCGCCGGCGCCGCCCACGGCCCGCTGGCCGACTGGGAGCCCCTGGGCACCCTGGGCCCGCCCGAGGCAAAGGATCGCCAGGCGGCGCTGCCTGAGCCCGAGCAGCTGGCGCGCCGGCCGCCCCTCTGCACGGAGCTGCGTGGCGTCCAGGACTACCTCGACCTGCGCAAAGAGCGCATCGTCTACCTCTTCCTGGAGCACTGGCGCCGCTGGGCTTTCCGCGGCCCGGGCCGCCGCGCCCAGGCGCGCCTACGCAGACTGCTGCCCCGTGTGGCGGCCGCCGGTGCCGGCCCGGAGCTGGAGGCCACGGACGCCCCCCGGCTGCCAGCGAGCGACGGCGCAGCCCACGGTCCCGACGAACGACTGCGGCAGCTGCTGAGGCAGCGGCAGGCGGTAGGCAAGCTGCTGGGCCACTGGCGGAGCCTGCTGCGGCGCGTGCCGGCAAGCCCGGGCCTGGCGCACGGCCTGTACTGGCCCCAGCACTTCCTGCCGCCCCTGGACGGCGGCGCACCCCCGCGCTACGACAGCCTCACGCTGGACCTCTTCATGCTCGGCtacttccagctactcgagaTGGGCCTGAGCCGCGAGGAGCGCAAGTTCCGCCACCTACTGTGCTACGAGATGTTCGACCGGCTGGGCAGCCACCCGTGGGAGCGCATCCGCCTCTTCCACCGCGTGGTGCTGGAGGAGGTGGAGGCCGGACGGCGCGGCTGGAGCGACGGCTTCGAGGACCTCAGGCACCGGTTCTTCGGGAATGGCCTGGAGGCTGAGCCAGCCCCAGAAgaacaggagaagaaaaaggaagagaaagaacgAGAGCTAACCGAAGAGGCCGCTCCAGTTCAGACAGGGGTCCTGCCCGAGGGGCAGCCCGAGGCCCTGGCCCCTGCGCCGCAGCCGCCGCCCCCGCCTGCTGCGCCTCCCCCGACCTCAGACTCTCCTGGTTCCGGAGCCCCCGCCGAAGACCCCTTGGAACTGGTGTCTGAGATGGGCGAGTTCAGCAACGAGGACATCTGCCGCTACATCGACCGCAGCTTCTCCTTCTggaaagagaaggaggcagagcTGTTTGACATCTGA
- the LOC105479896 gene encoding espin isoform X9, which yields MNSQGPPGGGPPPRTKSFNMMSPTGDNSELLAEIKAGKSLKPTPQSKGLTTVFSGSGQPAFQPDSPLPSVSPALSPVRSPTPPAAGFQPLLNGSLVPVPPTTPAPGVQLDVEALIPTHDEQGRPIPEWKRQVMVRKLQLKMQEEEEQRRKLTATSSCCYPREGWRYSREHNAILGPFGELMTEADILRIEQQIENLQVLHKAQKLEARLEQLELELEQLLPISAALSAPRFTVDPRRMHGRAVSLPAWCSKISTLLKSMATLLAALGGRPAHLSELLTADTGQPLAPLPDAPWRPGPLCLGRSHSLSWCREAVAREILECGVSVQHLRATYELRARGAEPARCPRRKPPQSSGAPGREPILEEDYVAAGSGQPSAGAAHGPLADWEPLGTLGPPEAKDRQAALPEPEQLARRPPLCTELRGVQDYLDLRKERIVYLFLEHWRRWAFRGPGRRAQARLRRLLPRVAAAGAGPELEATDAPRLPASDGAAHGPDERLRQLLRQRQAVGKLLGHWRSLLRRVPASPGLAHGLYWPQHFLPPLDGGAPPRYDSLTLDLFMLGYFQLLEMGLSREERKFRHLLCYEMFDRLGSHPWERIRLFHRVVLEEVEAGRRGWSDGFEDLRHRFFGNGLEAEPAPEEQEKKKEEKERELTEEAAPVQTGVLPEGQPEALAPAPQPPPPPAAPPPTSDSPGSGAPAEDPLELVSEMGEFSNEDICRYIDRSFSFWKEKEAELFDI from the exons ATGAACTCCCAGGGTCCTCCAGGCGGGGGCCCTCCACCCC GCACCAAGTCTTTCAACATGATGTCCCCGACGGGCGACAACTCGGAGCTACTGGCTGAGATTAAGGCTGGCAAGAGCCTGAAGCCTACGCCGCAAAGCAAGGGACTGACCACAGTGTTCTCAGGCAGCGGGCAGCCGGCCTTCCAG CCCGATTCACCGCTGCCGTCTGTGTCACCTGCACTGTCACCAGTCCGGAGCCCCACACCGCCAGCTGCGGGATTTCAGCCGCTGCTCAATGGAAGCTTGGTTCCGGTGCCGCCCACTACTCCTGCGCCGGGCGTGCAGCTGGACGTGGAGGCGCTCATCCCCACGCACGATGAGCAGGGCCGGCCCATCCCCGAGTGGAAGCGCCAGGTGATGGTGCGCAAGCTGCAGCTGAAgatgcaggaggaggaggagcagaggcGGAAG CTGACGGCCACCAGCTCGTGCTGCTACCCCCGCGAGGGCTGGAGGTACTCCCGCGAGCACAACGCCATCCTTGGGCCCTTCGGCGAGCTCATGACCGAGGCGGACATCCTCCGCATCGAGCAGCAAATCGAGAACCTGCAGGTGCTGCACAAGGCGCAGAAGCTGGAGGCGCGCCTGGAGCaactggagctggagctggagcagctgctgcCCATCTCGGCCGCCCTGTCGGCGCCGCGCTTCACCGTCGACCCGCGCCGCATGCATGGCCGCGCCGTCAGCCTGCCCGCCTGGTGCAGCAAGATCTCCACGCTGCTCAAGAGCATGGCCACGCTGCTGGCCGCGCTGGGCGGCCGGCCTGCGCACCTGTCGGAACTGCTGACCGCTGACACCGGCCAGCCGCTAGCGCCGCTGCCCGACGCGCCCTGGCGGCCCGGACCGCTGTGCCTGGGCCGCTCGCACTCGCTCAGCTGGTGCCGCGAGGCCGTGGCGCGCGAGATCCTCGAGTGCGGCGTCTCAGTGCAGCATCTGCGCGCCACCTACGAGCTGCGCGCACGGGGCGCGGAGCCCGCGCGCTGTCCGCGCCGCAAGCCCCCGCAGTCCTCTGGCGCCCCGGGCCGCGAGCCCATCCTGGAGGAGGACTACGTGGCGGCCGGCTCTGGCCAGCCCAGCGCCGGCGCCGCCCACGGCCCGCTGGCCGACTGGGAGCCCCTGGGCACCCTGGGCCCGCCCGAGGCAAAGGATCGCCAGGCGGCGCTGCCTGAGCCCGAGCAGCTGGCGCGCCGGCCGCCCCTCTGCACGGAGCTGCGTGGCGTCCAGGACTACCTCGACCTGCGCAAAGAGCGCATCGTCTACCTCTTCCTGGAGCACTGGCGCCGCTGGGCTTTCCGCGGCCCGGGCCGCCGCGCCCAGGCGCGCCTACGCAGACTGCTGCCCCGTGTGGCGGCCGCCGGTGCCGGCCCGGAGCTGGAGGCCACGGACGCCCCCCGGCTGCCAGCGAGCGACGGCGCAGCCCACGGTCCCGACGAACGACTGCGGCAGCTGCTGAGGCAGCGGCAGGCGGTAGGCAAGCTGCTGGGCCACTGGCGGAGCCTGCTGCGGCGCGTGCCGGCAAGCCCGGGCCTGGCGCACGGCCTGTACTGGCCCCAGCACTTCCTGCCGCCCCTGGACGGCGGCGCACCCCCGCGCTACGACAGCCTCACGCTGGACCTCTTCATGCTCGGCtacttccagctactcgagaTGGGCCTGAGCCGCGAGGAGCGCAAGTTCCGCCACCTACTGTGCTACGAGATGTTCGACCGGCTGGGCAGCCACCCGTGGGAGCGCATCCGCCTCTTCCACCGCGTGGTGCTGGAGGAGGTGGAGGCCGGACGGCGCGGCTGGAGCGACGGCTTCGAGGACCTCAGGCACCGGTTCTTCGGGAATGGCCTGGAGGCTGAGCCAGCCCCAGAAgaacaggagaagaaaaaggaagagaaagaacgAGAGCTAACCGAAGAGGCCGCTCCAGTTCAGACAGGGGTCCTGCCCGAGGGGCAGCCCGAGGCCCTGGCCCCTGCGCCGCAGCCGCCGCCCCCGCCTGCTGCGCCTCCCCCGACCTCAGACTCTCCTGGTTCCGGAGCCCCCGCCGAAGACCCCTTGGAACTGGTGTCTGAGATGGGCGAGTTCAGCAACGAGGACATCTGCCGCTACATCGACCGCAGCTTCTCCTTCTggaaagagaaggaggcagagcTGTTTGACATCTGA